Proteins encoded together in one Impatiens glandulifera chromosome 1, dImpGla2.1, whole genome shotgun sequence window:
- the LOC124919175 gene encoding putative pre-mRNA-splicing factor ATP-dependent RNA helicase DHX16 translates to MEDSFRVRLDRAFGSLNPSSSSSSTAASSSSSSLTSLWCLTDEEIERRNSNKSKHDLLHQADTKSDASNFTDQTPLLSDKDLEADIQDLDDFVHDNDTDDDDDKANKTSRCLSAKPDDHSEEEWDIRSSIGLDCTLDYEEEEDEYDKVAVGKESTTVEVVEEERLYLKDENDYEVDMDYYEELPDTFKESIQRDPRANHTAAKLRLKEDAAAESSGGNQAPSPPPLNLKSILKRKENTQNRSADKRVRFHLQDDIKEEEEEELETITPVESSDSRVPDHVRNPSRYTHYTFDSVSEMDDESNKKALLEFLNQQQRTTTPDNNSSSPPAIDLLPKSVVFSSRKKQKESQSNTNDDEAGRKESCKRNRMAIGIAVKGLQENEIGDGDGVCAMDEDEPVPVGDGVGIGVSNLKRQARQYRTKEEIDE, encoded by the exons ATGGAAGACAGTTTCAGAGTGCGATTGGACAGAGCCTTTGGCTCACTTAAtccttcttcctcctcctcctcaaccgccgcctcttcttcttcttcctccctAACCTCTCTTTGGTGTCTCACAGACGAAGAGATCGAAAGAAGAAATTCAAACAAATCCAAACACGATCTCCTCCACCAAGCCGATACCAAATCCGACGCTTCTAACTTCACCGATCAGACACCCTTGCTTTCTGATAAAGATCTGGAGGCAGATATTCAAGACCTAGATGACTTTGTCCATGATAACGATACTGACGACGACGACGATAAGGCTAACAAAACTTCTAGATGTCTGTCGGCTAAACCGGACGATCATAGTGAGGAAGAATGGGATATTCGTTCATCAATAGGCCTTGACTGTACTTTGGACTACGAG gaagaagaagatgagtaTGATAAAGTAGCGGTTGGTAAGGAATCGACTACAGtggaggtggtggaggaggagcGATTGTACCTGAAAGATGAAAACGACTATGAAGTTGATATGGATTACTATGAGGAGCTTCCAGATACATTCAAAGAGAGTATCCAAAGAGATCCACGAGCAAATCACACGGCTGCAAAACTTCGTCTTAAAGAAGATGCTGCTGCTGAATCATCTGGTGGCAATCAGGCTCCTTCTCCTCCACCACTTAACCTAAAATCCATTCTGAAGAGAAAGGAAAATACGCAAAATCGATCAGCAGATAAACGAGTAAGGTTTCACCTTCAAGATGACATcaaagaggaggaggaggaggagttgGAAACAATAACACCAGTTGAGTCTTCTGATTCTCGCGTTCCAGATCATGTGCGTAATCCGTCAAGGTACACGCACTATACTTTCGATTCGGTAAGTGAAATGGATGATGAATCGAATAAGAAAGCACTTCTAGAGTTTCTTAATCAGCAGCAGAGGACAACCACACCTGATAATAACAGCAGCAGTCCTCCTGCAATTGATCTTCTTCCGAAATCTGTTGTCTTTAGTTCTAGGAAGAAGCAGAAAGAATCTCAATCTAATACAAATGATGATGAGGCGGGTAGGAAAGAATCGTGCAAGAGGAATCGGATGGCGATTGGGATTGCGGTTAAGGGTTTGCAGGAAAATGAAATTGGCGACGGTGATGGTGTGTGTGCGATGGATGAAGATGAACCAGTACCGGTTGGGGATGGGGTTGGGATTGGAGTTAGTAACTTGAAGAGACAGGCTCGTCAATATAGAACCAAGGAGGAGATTGATGAATGA
- the LOC124919176 gene encoding protein COFACTOR ASSEMBLY OF COMPLEX C SUBUNIT B CCB1, chloroplastic, with product MAAKLLLSQFQLGGISPSSQPRCFHYLSNSKEIRRDHQLPQSDHRPNSLLFVAGRKKSRRRTKDNNNWKSRASSPAVCCSLVDSLSSGTDIMYQPLSDSFSSSFFLLAADSGYSLASYYTSLGLFVISVPGLWSLIKRSVKSKIVKKTYVLGQGKLPNQVAGQILSFFTRNNFAVVDRGETITFEGTIVPNRGQAALLTFCTCISLASVALVLTITAPDVGNKWFLITSLSPLAGLYYWRKASRKEQIQVKMIVNDNGVPSEIIVQGDDVQVEEMRKELELNEKGMVYVKGVFER from the exons ATGGCGGCTAAACTCCTACTCTCTCAATTCCAATTGGGAGGAATATCTCCATCATCTCAACCTCGCTGCTTCCACTATCTAAGCAACTCCAAGGAAATTAGGCGGGACCATCAACTGCCTCAGAGCGATCATCGTCCAAATTCATTATTATTCGTCGCAGGAAGGAAGAAAAGTAGAAGAAGGACGAAAGACAATAACAATTGGAAGAGTAGAGCATCGTCGCCTGCAGTATGCTGTTCTCTAGTTGATTCTCTCAGCAGCGGTACCGACATTATGTACCAACCGCTCTCTGATTCCTTCTCCTCTTCGTTTTTTCTACTGGCAGCGGATAGCGGTTATTCCCTGGCTAGCTATTACACTTCTCTTGGACTCTTTGTGATCTCTGTTCCTGGATTATGGTCACTTATCAAGCGTTCTGTAAAATCAAAG ATTGTGAAGAAGACCTATGTCCTAGGGCAAGGGAAACTCCCCAATCAGGTGGCTGGCCAAATATTGTCTTTCTTCACTCGGAATAACTTCGCTGTTGTGGATAGAGGAGAGACGATTAC GTTTGAGGGCACAATCGTTCCAAATCGAGGACAAGCAGCTCTTCTAACATTTTGCACATGTATCAGCCTAGCAAGTGTTGCTCTTGTTCTCACCATAACAGCACCAGATGTTGGCAACAAATGGTTCTTGATTACTTCCTTAAGTCCATTAGC CGGGTTGTATTACTGGAGAAAAGCATCAAGAAAGGAGCAGATACAAGTGAAAATGATCGTGAACGATAATGGAGTGCCATCAGAGATCATTGTTCAAGGTGATGATGTACAAGTTGAAGAAATGAGGAAAGAACTTGAACTCAATGAGAAGGGAATGGTTTATGTCAAAGGAGTTTTTGAACGataa
- the LOC124919178 gene encoding coatomer subunit beta-1-like: MEKSCTLLVHFDKGTPALANEIKEALEGNDVQAKVEALKKAIMLLLNGETIPQLFITIIRYVLPSEDHTIQKLLLLYFEIIEKTDSKGKVLHEMILICQTLLNNLNHANEYIRGVTLRFLCRLKETEVIEPLIPTVLSNLEHRNPFVRRNAILAVMSIYKLPQGEQMMDNAPDLIEKVLATEQDSAAKRNAFLMLFTCAQDKAVNYLFTHIDRIIDWGEQLQMVVLELIRKVCRAKRGEKGKYIKIIISLLNAPSAAVIYECAGTLVSLSSAPTAIRAAANTYCQLLLSQSDNNVKLIVLDRLNELKSSHREIMVEMIMDVLRALSSPNLDIRRKTIDIALELITTRNIDEVVLMLKKEVVKTQSGELEKNGEYRQMLVQAIHSCAIKFPEVASTVVHLLMDFLGDTNVASALDVIVFVREIIETNPKLRVSIITRLLDTFYQIRAARVCSCALWIIGEYCLSLSEVESGLSIIKQHLGELPFYTASEEGEGQDQHHHSKNVQQPALATVSSRRPAVLADGTYATQSAALETAMSPPTLVQGSLSSSMGNLRSLLLGGDFFLGAVVACTLTKLVLRLEEVQSSKAEVNKASSQAVLIMAAMLQLGKSSALAHAIDNDSYDRIILCIRLLCNTGDEVRKIWLQSCRQSFVKMLADKQFRETEEIKAKAQVLNAQPDDLIDFYHLKSRKGMSQLELEDEVQDDLKRATGEFMKDNEDANKLNRILQLTGFSDPVYAEAYVTVHHYDIVLDVTVINRTKSTLQNLCLELATMGDLKLVERPQNYTLAPESIKNIRANIKVSSTETGVIFGNIVYETSNVLERNVVVLNDIHIDIMDYISPATCADVAFRTMWAEFEWENKVAVNTVIQDEKEFMNHIIKSTNMKCLTPLSALEGDCGYLAANLYAKSIFGEDALVNVSIEKQAEGKLSGYIRIRSKTQGIALSLGDKITVKQKGGSV; encoded by the exons ATGGAGAAATCGTGCACGCTGCTCGTACATTTTGACAAGGGTACGCCAGCGCTCGCCAATGAGATCAAGGAAGCCTTAGAAGGAAATGATGTTCAAGCTAAAGTGGAAGCTCTTAAGAAAGCAATTATGCTTCTTCTGAATGGTGAAACCATCCCTCAGTTATTCATCACTATAATCAGGTATGTCTTGCCCTCCGAAGATCACACAATTCAGAAGCTGTTGCTTTTGTATTTCGAGATCATCGAGAAAACTGATTCGAAAGGAAAAGTGCTCCACGAAATGATTTTGATCTGCCAAACTTTGTTGAACAATCTAAACCACGCTAATGAGTATATCCGGGGAGTCACCCTTAGGTTTCTCTGTCGGTTGAAAGAGACTGAAGTTATAGAACCCTTGATCCCCACTGTATTATCCAACCTAGAGCATCGCAATCCATTTGTTAGAAGAAATGCTATTCTTGCAGTGATGTCAATCTATAAGCTTCCTCAAGGGGAGCAGATGATGGATAATGCCCCAGATTTGATTGAGAAAGTGCTTGCAACTGAACAAGATTCGGCAGCCAAGAGGAATGCCTTCCTTATGCTATTCACCTGCGCTCAGGATAAGGCTGTCAACTACCTTTTTACCCACATTGATAGAATTATTGACTGGGGTGAACAATTGCAGATGGTGGTGTTGGAGTTGATTCGAAAAGTTTGTAGGGCAAAAAGGGGGGAGAAGGGAAAGTACATCAAGATCATCATATCCCTGCTCAATGCCCCATCAGCTGCGGTAATCTATGAATGTGCAGGAACTCTTGTTTCTCTCTCATCCGCTCCTACTGCTATCAGGGCAGCTGCCAATACTTATTGCCAGCTTCTGCTCTCACAAAGTGACAACAATGTGAAACTCATTGTGCTCGACAGGCTTAATGAACTTAAATCTTCACATAGGGAAATTATGGTGGAGATGATCATGGATGTTCTTAGGGCACTTTCAAGTCCAAATCTTGATATCCGTAGGAAAACCATTGACATTGCCCTTGAACTGATAACTACTAGGAACATTGATGAAGTTGTTCTAATGCTAAAGAAAGAAGTTGTCAAGACCCAAAGTGGAGAACTTGAGAAAAACGGTGAATATAGGCAGATGCTTGTTCAAGCTATTCATTCATGTGCCATCAAATTTCCAGAGGTTGCCAGCACTGTCGTTCATCTTCTCATGGACTTCTTGGGTGACACAAATGTAGCCTCGGCACTTGATGTTATTGTGTTTGTTCGTGAGATAATCGAAACAAACCCAAAATTGAGAGTCTCGATCATAACCAGGCTTCTGGACACTTTCTATCAGATTCGTGCTGCACGCGTATGTTCTTGTGCTCTTTGGATAATAGGTGAATACTGTCTTTCACTCTCTGAAGTTGAGAGTggattatcaattattaaacAACACCTTGGAGAACTTCCTTTCTATACTGCTTCAGAAGAAGGGGAGGGCCAGGATCAGCACCACCACTCAAAGAATGTTCAACAACCAGCCCTTGCGACCGTTTCTTCAAGGAGGCCAGCTGTCCTTGCAGATGGAACTTATGCCACTCAGAGTGCTGCTTTGGAAACTGCTATGTCACCTCCAACCCTAGTTCAAGGTTCACTTTCTTCCTCCATGGGAAACTTAAGATCCCTTCTTCTGGGGGGTGATTTCTTCCTTGGTGCAGTTGTGGCATGCACTTTAACAAAACTTGTATTGAGGCTGGAAGAGGTTCAATCATCAAAAGCTGAAGTGAACAAGGCATCTAGTCAGGCTGTATTAATCATGGCTGCGATGCTTCAACTAGGAAAATCTTCCGCCCTCGCACATGCAATTGATAATGACTCTTATGATAGGATTATCCTGTGCATCAGATTACTTTGCAACACTGGTGATGAGGTGAGAAAAATATGGCTACAATCTTGCCGACAGAGTTTCGTGAAAATGTTGGCAGACAAGCAATTCCGTGAAACAGAGGAAATTAAAGCAAAAGCCCAGGTGTTAAATGCTCAGCCAGATGACCTTATTGATTTCTACCACTTGAAGAGCAGAAAG GGTATGAGCCAGCTTGAGCTCGAAGATGAGGTACAAGACGACTTAAAGCGTGCCACTGGAGAGTTCATGAAGGACAATGAGGATGCAAATAAACTTAACCGTATCCTTCAACTCACAGGATTCAGTGACCCTGTTTATGCTGAAGCATATGTGACAGTGCATCATTATGACATTGTTCTTGATGTAACTGTCATCAACCGTACAAAGTCAACACTCCAGAACCTTTGTTTGGAGCTAGCTACCATGGGGGATCTTAAACTTGTGGAACGCCCACAAAACTACACACTAGCACCTGAATCAATCAAAAATATCAGAGCCAACATCAAAGTCTCGTCAACTGAAACAGGAGTTATCTTTGGGAACATCGTTTACGAGACCTCAAATGTACTTGAGCGCAATGTTGTTGTCCTAAATGACATTCACATTGACATAATGGACTACATTTCTCCTGCAACATGTGCTGATGTGGCATTCAGGACTATGTGGGCTGAGTTTGAATGGGAAAACAAG GTTGCAGTGAACACTGTCATTCAAGATGAGAAAGAATTTATGAACCACATCATAAAATCTACCAACATGAAATGCCTCACACCATT GTCGGCACTAGAAGGGGATTGCGGTTACCTTGCAGCTAATCTGTACGCGAAGAGTATATTTGGGGAGGATGCATTGGTGAATGTGAGCATAGAAAAACAAGCGGAAGGGAAACTGAGTGGGTACATCAGGATTAGGAGTAAGACTCAGGGAATTGCTCTCAGCCTTGGCGATAAAATCACTGTGAAACAGAAGGGGGGAAGTGTTTGA